The genomic segment GTAGATTTTTTGTTATAGCTGGGTGTGATGCGCCTGGAAAAGGTAGAGAGTATTATAGAGAACTTGCACTATCTTTGCCTAAGGATTGTGTGATACTTACATCTAGTTGCGGTAAGTTTAGATTTAATGATATTGATTTTGGAATGGTGCCTGATACGCAAATACCAAGATATATAGACTTAGGTCAGTGTAATGATAGCAATGGCGCTGTAAAAATAGCTCTTGCTTTAAGCGAAGCAACCGGTATAGCGGTAAATGACCTACCTATTTCAATAGTGCTTATGTGGATGGAGCAAAAAGCCGTTATTATACTTCTTGCTTTATTTAGCTTGGGTATCAAAAATATAAATGTAGGTCCTACATTGCCTAAATTTTTTAATGATGAGATAGTAAATTTCTTGGTAGAAAAATTTAATGTTAGGCTTATAAGTGGCGATGCAAAAGCTGATTTGGAGTATTATTTGAGCAAATAAATACTTTAACTTCTCTAAGAAATTTCTTAGAGAAGGTCATTTTATATCTTTTATTTTTTCTAAAAATTTTTCCGGCGATATATACCCTATCGTTCTTTTGTGTGAAATTTCTTGTTTGTCTTTAAACAACAATAAAGCGGGTGGATTTATAAGACCAAAGTTTTGAAGTAGCTTTGTATTTTCATCCTTGTTTTCGCTTACATCAATTTTTACAAGTTTAAACTCTTTTAATTTTTGCATTACATCTTTATCTTTAAATGTTTTGCTATCAAGTTCCAAACAACTAACACACCAACTAGCCCAAAAATCAACCAAAATAGGCTTATCTGATGTTTGTATGATTTTGTTTAAATCATTTAGTGTTTTTACTTTTTCAAATTTGGTTTGATTATCGCTTTGTGTGTTTGAGCTTATATGTAGTCCTTCTAACGGCGAAAGTGGGTCTTTTGAGCCTATAAAGCTTCCAAAAATAAGCATTAAAGAGTATATAAATATAAGTATAGCCGATGATTTTTGAAACTTCTCTATGCCATTTTTTGCACTTTCAAAAGCTCCTATATAAACAGCCCATATAACACCTATAACACCATATCCCAAAAGCTCAAAGAAGCTACCAAGTATTCTTGATAAAAGCCATATAGCCATTATAAGCATTAAAAATCCAAATGTATACTTTATGGTATCCATCCAAATTCCTGGTTTTGGTAAAATTTTTCCGCTACTAAGTCCTATGATAAGTAAAGGCACACCCATTCCTATACCCATGACAAAAAGCATAAGCCCACCATAAAATAAATTTCCGGTTTGTGATATATAAAGAAGTGCTCCAGCTAAAGGTGCAGCAATGCAAGGTGAGACTATCAATGCCGATGCAAAACCCATGATAAAAACACCAATCATACCTTTTTTATTGCTTGTTTTTTTGTTTATAAGGTTTTCAAGTTTTGATGGTAATTTAATGTCATAAAATCCAAACATGCTAAATGCTAGGGCTACAAAAATAAGGCTAAAACCACCAAGAACCCATGAATTTTGTAGCAATCCTTGAACACCTACACCTACGATACTTGCTAAAACACCAGCTATAGCATAGGCTAAACTCATAGCAAAAACATACACAGCTGATATTAAAAAGCTATTTTTTGAAGTTTCACTCTTTGATACTATAATGCTTGAAAGTATCGGTATCATAGGAAAAACACAAGGTGTAAGAGATAGCAATAGTCCAAATCCAAAAAATGTAGCTAGTGATAAAAATAGACCATTTGATGATAATTTACTTGCGATGTCTTGTTCTTCTGATAAAATTATCTCTTTTTCTTTGTCTTTTTTTAACTCTTGAAGTGCAATTTTTCCAAAATTTTCACTTATATGGTATTTTTTAAATTGTGGCTGATAACAAATTCCATTTTCCGCACAGCCTTGATATTCTAAATTTAGTGTGTTTTTATTGTCTGTTAGGTATTTTTGAATAAGCTTAGTGGGTATAAATATACTAAAATCTTTATCAAAAATTTCATAGTCTTTTTTAACTACTGCTTTTGGCATATTTAGTATATCTAGTATGCTTGTTTCGTTTATCTTTACGTTAAAAGTTTTTTTATAGACATATATATCTTTTCCTAGTTGGAATTTTATTTCCACATCATCGCTTGTTATGTGGTTGCTTATTTTAAAAGCTTCGTTTGTGTTTAAAACATCAGCAAAGCCAAAAGAGTATAAAAAGCTAATTAATAGTATAATTTTTTTTATCATTTTGCCTCTATATTAGATTGTTGCTTCTGATTTTACTTAAAAATATTAAATTTTTTCTAACTTGATATATAACACAATTTCATTAATTTTTTTGTAATTATATTTATGTTGTTATGTTTTTGTATTAAATTTTGATAACCGTTTTTATTTTTATTAAAGTTAAAATGTAGTAAAGTTATATCTTATATTTGATTAAACATGGAAAATTATTATGAAAAAAATTATTGTATTTTTATTTTTGCTATTTGCTCCTTTGATTTTAACTGCTAAAAGTGATGATTTTGCAAAAACTACTCAAGATATCAAAGATGCTTTAAATGTTGTTATAAAAGAGTATGAAGCTGGTAATGTTGATAAAGCTAAAACAGATGTTCAAAATGCTTATTTTGGTCTTTTTGAAGATATAGAAGGGGCTATTAGGATAAATCTTTCTGCTAAGAAAGCCTATCTTATGGAAAAGCAATTTGGAGATATAAGAAAAGCTATTAAAAAAGGCGAAACTGTCGCTCAAATTCAAAGTAGGGTTGATCAACTAAGCAAAGAACTCGATGAGGTTTTGCCTATAATTTTAAATGGACACAGGCTAGTTGGCGAGTATTCTGATACACCTAGCAATGAAGTTGGTGTAGCTGAGCTTGATTCGCAAAATTTTGCACCTGAGTGGAAATTTGTTTTTGAAAACATTAAAAATAGCTTGGAGTTAGCAAAACAAAACTATCAAGATGACAAAAAAGAAGAGGCTAAAAAAGCCGTTGAAGATGCTAAATTTGTCTATTATAGAAATACAAAACTAGAAGAAGCTATCAGAAAATATGCTGATAAAGGGCAAAGCTTAGATGGCGATATACAAAGAAAGATGAATGAAGCTATAGTTGGAACAAAAAATTCAATCACAAAAGATGATTTTGATACAAAAATAGATCATATTATAAGCCTAACTCACAGTGCTATATCAAAACTACCTGCTGAAGCTACAAAAATAGCTGATGTTAAACTACCTGATGATTTTAGCGATGAAGGTAATGGAACTGATTTTACAAGCGTTGTAGTAAGCATTAACACAAAAATGCAACAAGCACTTGATAGATACTTAAAAGGTGAAATTGATGGTGCAATGGGCGATGCTCAGGATATATACTTTGATGATTTTGAAGCAAGCGGTATGGAAAATAAAATAGGTGCTATAAATGTAAATCTTAAAACTACGATAGAAGCTAGTTTTGGTTCTGTTGTATCTTTGATGAAATCAGGAGCAAATAAAGAATCTATCCAAGAAGCTTTAACTAAGCTTGATTCTCAGCTAAAAGAGGCTTTGGAATTAACCAGCACTCAAAGCTCGCCTTGGACATTATTTGTTTGGTCTTTGACTATTATACTTAGAGAGGGATTTGAGGCACTTATTATAGTTGCTGCTGTTGTTAGTTATCTGCTAAAAACCGGCAATGCAACAAAAATGAATAAAATCGTATATAGCTCTATAATAACAGCTGTTGTTTTAAGCTTCGTTATGGCGTATGCTATGAACTTGATATTTGCTCAAGCTGCTGGACAAAAAAGAGAGCTTTTTGAGGGCATAACAATGCTTGTAGCTGTCGGATTTTTATTTTATGTCGGATTTTGGTTACTTTCAAATGCCGGAGCTAAAAAATGGAGTGCTTATATACAAAGCAATATTACCCAGTCATTAACTTCTAACTCTATTATGGCGCTTTGGTGGACTGTATTTTTGGCTGTATTTAGAGAGGGTGCTGAAACAGTATTGTTTTATCAAGCTTTGATATTTGATGCTAAAGATAGTGCTCCAGCTCTTGCAATGATTGGTAGTGGATTTGTTGTAGGTCTTGTTATATTATTGGTAGTATATTTTGTATTTAAAATATTTGCTGTAAAAATTCCTATCAAACCTTTCTTTATATTTACATCAGCAATTATTTTTTATATGTCTATAGTTTTTGTAGGTAAGGGTATAATGGAACTTGTAGAAGGAAAGATTTTTGTTCCTACAATAATAGATGGATTGCATTTTCCACCATTCTTTAACACATGGCTTGGATTTTATGCTTATTATGAGACTTTGATTCCACAGATTATTATGATTTTATCATTGGTATTTGGAATTTTTATTATGAAGAAAAAACAAATACAATAAAAAACTTTAAACAAGGAGAAAAAATGAACAAGTTTTTAAGTTCTGCATTAGCAGTAGGTCTTTTTGGCACTTTGAGCATGGCTGGTGAGTTTCCTATAGGTGAGCCTGTAGAAATCAATGGAATGGAGATAGCTGCTGTTTATCTACAACCAGTTGATATGGAACCAAAAGGTATGGATTTGGCTCCTAGTCAAGCTGATATACACCTAGAAGCTGATATACATGCTATCAAAGGAAATAAAAATGGTTTTGGTGAAGGCGAGTGGATGCCATATCTAAAAATTGCTTATGAGCTAAAAAATCTTGATAATGGCAAAATGAAAAAAGGAACTTTTATGCCTATGGTTGCTTCTGATGGTCCTCACTATGGTGCAAACCTAAAAATGGATGCTGGCATAGGCAACTATGAGTTGAAATTCCATATTGACAACCCAGAAAAACAAGGTTTTGGAAGACATGCTGATAAAGAAACAGGTGTTGGTAAATGGTTTGAAGCTTTTGATGTAACTTATAACTTCAAATGGACAGGCGGTCCTGTAAAATAATTTTTAAAGGGTGCTAATCACCCTTTTTATCCATCAAATAAATAGTTAGGACTTTTATGTCAATTTATTTCTTTCATGTTATATCTTCGTTTTTTGGTTTAGTCTTTTTTGCTGCCTTAAGTAACAAAACAAAATCTATTAAAATCATATTTTTACCATCTATCATAGGTGTTTTACTTGGTATATTGATTTTTAAATTTGCTAGATATTTTTTAATTGATAGCTATGTTAAGATATTTTTTGATTATATTGCTATTTTATTTTTAATAATATCTTGCTTTTGTATTTTTTTTGAATTTAAGCCAGTAAAAATTTTTACATTTGGTGTATTATCCTTATGTTTTGGTTTTTCTTATAGTTTAAATAGCTCTCTTTTTCCGCTATTTGACTCTCAGCTGCTTGATACAATGTCTATAATAAGCTTTTTCTTGATGCTTCTTGGTATGCTATTTTCTATCTTTATCTTTTTCTTAATCTCAAATTTAAAAGATAAAATTTGTACTCATATTGTTAAAACAGCATCATTTTTAGTTGTGGTGGTTTTATTGTTAGAAAAGATATCTCAAGCACTATTAGAATCGATGCGAGCAGGCATAGTAGCTACTCACTCTTGGCTTTTGTCGTTGGTTGCAAAAGGCATATATTTTAATAGTTTTGCTATTTATTTTTATGTTGCTTTGTCTATTATTATCGCACTTTTTGCTTTAAAATCAGCTCCAAAACTACATAGTAAAGATGAGATTGGTTCAAAAGAGTATCGCTTTTTGAAAGCACAAAGAAATTTTATATTTTCAAATTTCAAATATTCATTTTATATTATTTTTATATCTTTATGTTTTGTATTGTATTATGATTTGTATGCTTCAAAACCACCGCAAATATCAGACCCTACATATGTAGAGCCAAAAAATGATAAATTTGTTTTTGATGTAAAAGAATTAAGCGACAATAAGCTTCATAGATATGCTTATATAACAGATGAAGGTAAAGAGGTTAGATTTTTCTTGCTTAATCGTTTTGCTGATAGGGCTTCACCTGTCATAGTCTTTGATGCTTGTATGATTTGTGGCGATATGGGTTATATAAAACAAGACAATGACCTTATATGTATATCTTGTAATGTAAGGATATTTCTACCTTCTGTCGGCAAGCAAGGTGGTTGCAACCCAGTTCCTATGGAGTTTGAGTTTGATGGTGAGTATGTTACCGTTGATAGACAAACCATTGTTGATGGATCTGGCTACTTTAGCAAAGTGGTTGAAAAAATGGTTCTTGATCCGGTTTCAAAAAAAGAAGTTAGCAATCTAACATCAAAATCATATTTGTATTATGGGCATACATACTTTTTTGAAAATGAAAAAACTCAAGCCACTTTTGAAGCAAATCCTGAAAAATTTGTAGATACAAATGGGACATTAAAATGAAAAACACACATTTTCTTATGATTATAAACTCGCTTACTCGCTCAAAACTTCAAAAGCTTATGGCTTTTGTAACTGTGTGTTTGGCATCAACTCTTATTGCTTGTATGCTAAATATCACTTTAAAAATAGGCGATGAGGTCGCTAGTGAGCTTAGATCTTATGGTTCAAATATAGTTGTTTTACCAAGAGGAGAGAGCCTTAGTATAGAGATAGAAGGTAGAAACTTTACACCCTTAAAATCTCAAAATTTCTTAAACGAATCAGACCTATATAAGATAAAAGAGATATTTTGGAGAAATAACATAGTCGCTTTTTCTCCTTTTTTGGAAGGTAAAATGAATGATAGCAAGGGTAGAAACTTTTCTATTATGGGAACATATTTTGATAAAAATATTGGCCTTGCTGATGAGCCTGAGTTTAGCACAGGTGCTAAAAGTTTATTTGGCTTTTGGGGAGTTGTTGGAAACTGGGTAAAAGATGATAGCTTAGATGAGGCTTTGGTTGGAGAGAAATTATCGCAAGAATTATCTATCAAGGTTGGAGATGTTTTAAACTTTAACGGCAATGATATTAAGGTAGTTGGTATTTTAAAGGGTGCCGGAGATGAAAGCGGTAAGCTGATAGTTTCTTTAAAACTAGCACAAAAACTTTTTGATAAAATGGGTAAATTTCAAAAAGCTGAAGTTTCTGCTATGACAATACCAGAAAATGATTTATCTTTAAAAGCTAGAAAAAATTTAGATGATTTAGATAGTGCGGAGTATGACAAATGGTATTGTTCTGCCTATGTTAGCTCTATAGCTTACCAAATAGAAGAGAACTTTTCAGGTGTAAGTGCAAAGCCTAGTTTGCAAGTAAGTGATGCTGAAAGCCACATAGTAAAAAAGATACAAAGCCTAATGGGTATAGTTAGTATTATAGCTCTTTTTGTTTCATCCATTGGTATCACATCTTTGATGACTAGTGAAATTTATCGTAGAAAAAAAGAGATAGGGTTACTAAAAGCATTGGGTGCTAGTAACTTTGCGATATATACTCTTTTTACAAGTGAAAGTTTGGTTGTTGCATTTATAGCTGGATTGGTCGGTTCTTTTATCGGTTATGTTGTTAGTTATTTTGTTGCTTATACTATTTTTTCACACGGTATTGGGCTTGCTTTGATTATTATTCCACTTAGTGTGTTTTTCTCGCTTTTGGTTAGTATTATTGGTTCTATAATCCCTATGAAAAGCTTGATAAATTTACTTCCGGCGGAGGTATTATATGACCGTAAATAATAAATTTATTATGAACTTAGTGTATAAAAGCTTAAAAAATAGTTCGCTTCGCGGAGCTGTTATTGCTGTTTGTATCTTTATAGGTGCTTGTGTGTGTGCAGCTTTTGTAAATGTTTATTTGGATATAGATTCTAAGGTTTCAAGGGAGTTAAAAACTTATGGTGCAAATATGGTTTTTGTTCCTGCGGATATGGCGAAAAATGAATTTATAGATGAAAGCTTGATACAAAAAGCAAAAGAGAGTATCAATAAGCAAAATCTCATAGGTTTTGGCTCTTATCTGTTTTCCCAGTCAAACATAGGACCTACTGATGCTATTATAATGGGTGTAAATTTTAGCTCACTTAAAAAAATCAAACCATTTTTAGAGCTACGAGAAGGCTCTATGATTAATGTTGATTTTGATGATAAAAATGCCCTAATCGGGGTTGATTTGGCAAAGCAGACAGGTTTTAAGGTAGGAGACTTGATAGATATAAGAACTACCGGTTCAAATAAAGTAACAAAGGTTCGCATAAAAGGCATAGTTGCTAGTGGCGATAAAGAAGATACTTTGCTTATAGTATCTCTTGGCTTAGCACAAGAAATTTCTAATTTGAAAAATAAGATAAACTATGCCGAAGCTGTTGTTTTGGGTTCTTTTGGCGAGATACAAACATTATCAAATAAATTAAGCAATGATGGATTTGTTGCAAGACCGGTAGCTAAGGTCTCAAAATCAGAGGGTATGATACTTGATAAGATTAAGCTTTTAATGGCACTTGTTTCGCTTGTTATTTTGCTTATAACTTCTATGTGTGTAAATACGACATTATCGGCTATAATGCTTTCTAGGTCAAAAGAGATAGCTTTGATGAGAGCGCTTGGTGCTAGCAATAAAAATATTTTAAATCTTTTTAGTTTAGAAATTTTTTCTTTAGCTTTTATTTGCTCAATTTTTGGTGCATTTTTTGGATATATTTTGGCTCAAATTTTAGGTTTTGTTATTTTTGATTCTAGTATAGATTTTAGGATTTTAAGTATCCCTATCGCTGTTTTTATATCCTTACTTTTTGCTACGATTGCATCTTTTTATCCTATAAGAAGAGCATTGGGCGCTAATATGGCTGAAATTTTAAGAGGAGAATAGATGAATGCTTTAGAACTCAAAAGTGTGTGTAAACATTTTGGTGATGTTAAAGCTCTTGATGATATAAGTTTTGATGTTAAGCGAGGCGAATGGCTTAGCGTTATGGGGCCTAGTGGTTCTGGTAAATCAACTTTGGTTAATATATTGTCTTTGATGGATACACCAACTAGCGGTTTTTATATTTTAGGTGGCGATGACGCTAGCAAGCTAAGCCCTGATGATACTTTGAAATTTAGGCGTGAAAAGATAGGTCTTATCTTTCAGCAATTTCATCTTATACCTTATTTGAATGCTATTGAAAATGTAATGATAGCACAGCATTATCATAGTAGTGTTGATAAAGATGATGCGATAAAAGCCTTAGAGATGGTTGGTCTTGGCCATAGGCTTGATCACTTACCTAGCCAGTTAAGTGGCGGGGAACAACAACGTTTGTGTATAGCTCGTTCTTTGATAAACGACCCAGAGATACTTATAGCCGATGAGCCAACAGGTAATCTTGATGAGGCAAATGAGAGAGTGATACTTGATCTTTTTTGCAAGCTTAAAGAACAAGGTAAAACTATATTACTTGTAACTCATAATCCTGATTTGGGAGAGTATGGCGATAAAATCGTATATTTAAGACACGGAAAATTAGAAAAAATACGTGTGATTGAGAATAATAAATGAAAAAATATATAAAATATTTATTTGTTGGATTTATTGCTGTATTTTTTATCTCTTGTAATGACAAGTATAGCAAAAATCACATACTCTTAAATGACACACAAGGCATAAAAACAGAATATTTTCCTACCGATAGGCGTTTGAAAATAGGAGATAAACCATACTTTTTATTCTTTTTTAGTTCAAGTTGCGGGGTTTGCAAGGCTCAAATTCCTATTTTAAACGAATTAAATTCAAAATTCGGCGATAAAATTCAATTTGTCGGTGTTTTAGGTGGCACTAGGGGTTTTGATAAAGATATCGAGCTTTTAAAACAACACAATATAGAGTTTAAAACAACTAGCGATAAGGTTTCTGTTGATTATTTTAGCAGGGCTGTTGGTGGAGTTATGGGTGTTCCTGCAAGTTTTATATTTGACAAAAATGGAAAAATGGTTGAAAAATTTATCGGACTTATCCCTGAAAACACACTAAAAGAAAAGATTAAATTTTATACAAACTAAATCAAATATCAGTAGTTTTTCTGCTGATATTTTTTTATACAAATCTAAAATTCACAACTATATTTTATTTTTAAAAATGACTTATAAATTATAATGATATAATTTTAATAGGTTGATTTTAAGGGGGATTTTATGAATAAAAATATAGATTTGTTAAGAGCTAGAAGTTATTATTATGAGTTTTTTGCAACACCGTTTTTTTTCTACGAAGATGATAGAAAATTTTCAATTTGGAAAGAACAGCTAGCTTATATTCAGCAAAATCCTTTATCTCAAAGCGATAGCGAAAACTTTCAAATTTTAAATACTTTTGACTTTGATTCTTTTAAAAAAGAGCAAAATGATGTCTTATTTGATTTTAGTTATACAAACATACCATTAAGTGCTAGTTTTTACGAAGAGGGTAGAGATGATGGTGCTGCTAGGCTTAGGGTTATTGAAATTTTAAAAAAAAGTGCTTATTATAGAGACTTTTCAAAATGTAAAGATAGTGAAGATTTTGTAGGATTTATATTCCTTGCAATGAAAACTTTTATAATTGATGAGATAACAAATGATACAAATTTGAGTTTAAGCACCGAGTTGTTTTCTAGTGTTATAAATGGCTTTATAGATGAGCTTTGTGACAAACTTTACTCTCACGAAAAATCAGTATTTTTTAAAGCAATAGCTCAAATTTTAAATACCTTTATAGCTCTTGAAAGATCTATCCTTGGCATAGAAGCACCATACTTTAAGCCAGATCAGCAAAGTGTGGCTGATAAGGCTTTAAACAAAGTTCCATTTAAAACAAAAATGCCTACACCAAAATCAAAAATTCATTGGGAAGAATTCACAGCTTTATGATTCAGGTTTTAAAATATTAAATAGTACTGCATAAAAAGCACTATTTGTTGTCTAAAATTTTTAAAATCTCTTTGCTATCTTGGTATAACTCATTTTTTGCATAAATTTCATATTTACCAAGTTTTACATCATCTAGTATTATTATCGGATTTAGGCTCATTGTTCCGCTTAATTCTTCTCTTATTTTAAGCTCGTTTTCTATGCTTAATGGGTTTTTGCAAAGTTGTGTTGTGTCTTTGAAATTTGTATTAAAAAGAGTGTTAAATCTCGATATTGATAAAAGCACGATTCCATCACGCAAATTTGTATTTTCATCTACTTGTTCTTGTAAATTAAACTTTATAAAATTTCTTTTAAAATTTGAATAAAGCATAAAATAACTAGGTATTGTTTTGCCATCAAACTTAACAAATGCCCTAAGAAGTCGGTAGTTTAAGAAAGAGTTTCTTTTTAGAGTAAAGATTATCCCTTTTTCTTCACACTCTCTTACGTTTTTATAAAGTTCTAATCTCTCTTCTATGCTTCCGGGCATTATCCTTGCATTTATTTCGCTACAAAGTTCGCTAAGTGGAAGCTTTTGTGCCTCTCTTTGTTTAGAAAGTCCAAATATACAGCCACAATAATTTTGATGATATAATTTATCTTTTTTTGCTAATGTAAATTGTTTGTTTGTTCCACCATTTTTGCGGTAATCTTTTGCATAAATTTCTATCTGTGTGTTTTCAACAGCCTTTTTTAAAGAATTTGTTAATTGTTCAAAGTCTTTTTTTGGACTCATTAAAAGAGTGGTCGTTATGGTTTTTTCTCCTATTTCGGTAGCTTTTTTTGCACTATTTCCAACCCTAAAATCAAAACAATAACTACATCTTTTGCCTTTTTCTGGCTCATCTTCTAGTCCTTTTGTGCCTTGTAACCAACTATCATAGTCATAATCCCCACAAATAAGCTTTATTCCAAGCTTATCACAAGAGCGTTTTACATCTTCAAATCTTAGTAAAAACTCACTATATGGATGTATGTTTGGGTCATAAAAATAACCAACCAAATTCTCATCTGGCAAATCAGCTCTTAATTTTTGTAAAAAATAATGACTATCAACAGAACAACAAATATGAATCAACATCCTTTAACCAAAAATTTCAAATTTTTCAAATAAATCAGGGTTGTCTTTGACTATCCCCCTTTTTATAAGGCTATCAACTACTTCACGAGTACAGTCAGTTTGTTTTGGCCATTCTCTTTCGTATCCATCTTGTGTATTTTTTGGTGTTGCATCTACACAAAATCTACTATCTTTTATATAAATATCACGGATAGCATCTATATTGTTTACTACTCTCCAAGTTAGCATGTATGGGTTATTTATCCTGTTTTGTTCATTAACAAATATGAGAATTTTAAAATAATCTTTTATTTCTAATAACTTTTCAAAGAGATCTTTTATTGGCTCTTTTTTTGCAAATTTTATTATACATATTGGGTTTTTTGTATCTGTTTTGTATTGTTTAAGTTCTAAAATATCATTTGAAATTTCTTTAAACTTAGCCAATAATTCATTATCGCTTATGGTATTTATACCATCATCGGACAAATCCATTGTGGCATCTATGCCTAGTTTTCCGCCATAACAAGAGTTTGGCGAAGCGTGATCTAGCTGGTCGCAAACCCCTTCTGATATAAGAAGTGATTTTTCTCCAAAACGATTTAGAACATAGGTACTAAACGCATCTAAATTTTGTAGTTCCGGCGCATTTTCATCAACAAAAATAGCATGTTTTACAAAGCTCATCTGTCCAACACCCCAAAAAGCATGCATTGCTTGTTTGGCGTGACCTGGATAAAGGGTTTTTAGTTTTGCTAAGATTAGATTGTGAAAAACACCATTTTCTGGCATATAATAATCATTTAGTTCAGGCACTGTTGTTTTTAAAAGCGGTAAGAAAATTCTCTCTGTAGCCCAACCCATATATTTGTCCTCAAGCGGTGGTTTCCCGACAACTGTTGCATGAAATATAGGATCTTTTTTTTGTGTGATAGCAGTTACATCCATAACCGGAAAAGGCTCTATCGGGGTATAAAAGCCAGTATGATCTCCAAAAGGACCTTCAAGCTCAGTCTTGCTCGTATCTACAAATCCCTCTATAACAAAATCAGCATCGTGAGGTACTAAAATATCATTTGTTATGCTTTTTACAAGTTTTGCCGGTTCTTTTCTTATAAAACCATACAATAAAAGCTCAAAAATACCCTTAGGCAATGGCGCCTGACCGCACCAAATATACAAAGGATCTCCGCCTATAGCTACACTAACTGGCATTTTCTTGCCTGCTTTTTTGTATTCGTGAAAAAAATTTGCACCATCTTTGTGTATCTGCCAATGCATACCAAGCCTGTTCTTATCATATATTTGTAATCTATACATGCCTAGGTTTGAAAGTTCTCCATTAAGGCTTTTGGTATAAACTTGCCCCATTGTTATAAATCTTCCGCCATCAAGCTCCCAAGTTTTTAGCGCTGGAAGGTCAAGTAAATTTACATCTTCGTTAAGGTGTACTATTTCTTGAGCTTGTGCATTTTTATCTATTTGCTTTGTAAAAACTTTTTTCATGCTAAACAGATATGATAAAAAATCAATTTTTTGCATTAAATTTTTTGGTTTTTTTGGTTTTAAAAGAGCTTGAATTTCATCTGCTATATCATCAGGATGTCTTTTAAAAATTAGCTCTAATGCTTTTTTTGAGCCATATATGTTCGTTAA from the Campylobacter pinnipediorum subsp. pinnipediorum genome contains:
- a CDS encoding ABC transporter permease; this encodes MTVNNKFIMNLVYKSLKNSSLRGAVIAVCIFIGACVCAAFVNVYLDIDSKVSRELKTYGANMVFVPADMAKNEFIDESLIQKAKESINKQNLIGFGSYLFSQSNIGPTDAIIMGVNFSSLKKIKPFLELREGSMINVDFDDKNALIGVDLAKQTGFKVGDLIDIRTTGSNKVTKVRIKGIVASGDKEDTLLIVSLGLAQEISNLKNKINYAEAVVLGSFGEIQTLSNKLSNDGFVARPVAKVSKSEGMILDKIKLLMALVSLVILLITSMCVNTTLSAIMLSRSKEIALMRALGASNKNILNLFSLEIFSLAFICSIFGAFFGYILAQILGFVIFDSSIDFRILSIPIAVFISLLFATIASFYPIRRALGANMAEILRGE
- a CDS encoding epoxyqueuosine reductase QueH, giving the protein MLIHICCSVDSHYFLQKLRADLPDENLVGYFYDPNIHPYSEFLLRFEDVKRSCDKLGIKLICGDYDYDSWLQGTKGLEDEPEKGKRCSYCFDFRVGNSAKKATEIGEKTITTTLLMSPKKDFEQLTNSLKKAVENTQIEIYAKDYRKNGGTNKQFTLAKKDKLYHQNYCGCIFGLSKQREAQKLPLSELCSEINARIMPGSIEERLELYKNVRECEEKGIIFTLKRNSFLNYRLLRAFVKFDGKTIPSYFMLYSNFKRNFIKFNLQEQVDENTNLRDGIVLLSISRFNTLFNTNFKDTTQLCKNPLSIENELKIREELSGTMSLNPIIILDDVKLGKYEIYAKNELYQDSKEILKILDNK
- a CDS encoding TorD/DmsD family molecular chaperone, producing MNKNIDLLRARSYYYEFFATPFFFYEDDRKFSIWKEQLAYIQQNPLSQSDSENFQILNTFDFDSFKKEQNDVLFDFSYTNIPLSASFYEEGRDDGAARLRVIEILKKSAYYRDFSKCKDSEDFVGFIFLAMKTFIIDEITNDTNLSLSTELFSSVINGFIDELCDKLYSHEKSVFFKAIAQILNTFIALERSILGIEAPYFKPDQQSVADKALNKVPFKTKMPTPKSKIHWEEFTAL
- a CDS encoding menaquinone biosynthesis decarboxylase, translated to MDYIKLLEENGLLTKIKQPVDLDLEIGHISYIEVKKEDSKAILFTNVIDKNGKKYPPVLTNIYGSKKALELIFKRHPDDIADEIQALLKPKKPKNLMQKIDFLSYLFSMKKVFTKQIDKNAQAQEIVHLNEDVNLLDLPALKTWELDGGRFITMGQVYTKSLNGELSNLGMYRLQIYDKNRLGMHWQIHKDGANFFHEYKKAGKKMPVSVAIGGDPLYIWCGQAPLPKGIFELLLYGFIRKEPAKLVKSITNDILVPHDADFVIEGFVDTSKTELEGPFGDHTGFYTPIEPFPVMDVTAITQKKDPIFHATVVGKPPLEDKYMGWATERIFLPLLKTTVPELNDYYMPENGVFHNLILAKLKTLYPGHAKQAMHAFWGVGQMSFVKHAIFVDENAPELQNLDAFSTYVLNRFGEKSLLISEGVCDQLDHASPNSCYGGKLGIDATMDLSDDGINTISDNELLAKFKEISNDILELKQYKTDTKNPICIIKFAKKEPIKDLFEKLLEIKDYFKILIFVNEQNRINNPYMLTWRVVNNIDAIRDIYIKDSRFCVDATPKNTQDGYEREWPKQTDCTREVVDSLIKRGIVKDNPDLFEKFEIFG
- a CDS encoding ABC transporter ATP-binding protein, whose amino-acid sequence is MNALELKSVCKHFGDVKALDDISFDVKRGEWLSVMGPSGSGKSTLVNILSLMDTPTSGFYILGGDDASKLSPDDTLKFRREKIGLIFQQFHLIPYLNAIENVMIAQHYHSSVDKDDAIKALEMVGLGHRLDHLPSQLSGGEQQRLCIARSLINDPEILIADEPTGNLDEANERVILDLFCKLKEQGKTILLVTHNPDLGEYGDKIVYLRHGKLEKIRVIENNK
- a CDS encoding TlpA family protein disulfide reductase; translation: MKKYIKYLFVGFIAVFFISCNDKYSKNHILLNDTQGIKTEYFPTDRRLKIGDKPYFLFFFSSSCGVCKAQIPILNELNSKFGDKIQFVGVLGGTRGFDKDIELLKQHNIEFKTTSDKVSVDYFSRAVGGVMGVPASFIFDKNGKMVEKFIGLIPENTLKEKIKFYTN